A single Lysinibacter sp. HNR DNA region contains:
- the rapZ gene encoding RNase adapter RapZ — MSSPNPHQEVLIVTGMSGAGRSTVANALEDLGWYVVDNLPPQMLRPLAELADKASDTLPKIAAVVDVRGGDLFQDIQHVIKDLRMGSQVRVVFLEATDDVLVRRFEAVRRPHPLQGEGTLLDGIAEERNRLRELRASSDVVIDTSRLNIHQLATATHDIFATNDDPALQLTVMSFGFKYGIPTDVDLVADMRFLPNPYWVPELRSLTGANEEVKEFVLSREGAAEFIEKYSEALVPVFAGYQRENKRHATVAVGCTGGKHRSVAVARELANRFQSLPGVVVHVKHRDLGRE; from the coding sequence ATGTCGAGCCCTAACCCACATCAAGAAGTTCTCATAGTCACCGGTATGTCGGGTGCGGGACGCTCAACGGTTGCTAATGCCCTTGAAGATCTCGGGTGGTATGTGGTAGACAATCTACCTCCTCAAATGCTTCGTCCGCTGGCAGAGTTGGCCGACAAAGCGAGTGATACCTTGCCAAAGATTGCGGCGGTTGTTGACGTTCGCGGGGGAGATCTTTTCCAAGATATCCAACACGTCATTAAAGATCTGCGTATGGGATCACAGGTGCGTGTGGTCTTTCTTGAGGCGACCGATGACGTGCTCGTACGACGCTTTGAGGCGGTGCGCCGTCCCCACCCGCTGCAGGGTGAGGGAACGCTACTTGATGGAATAGCCGAGGAGCGGAATCGGTTACGTGAGCTGCGGGCCTCGAGTGACGTGGTGATCGATACCTCTCGTTTAAATATTCACCAATTAGCAACTGCCACCCACGATATTTTTGCCACAAACGATGACCCTGCGCTTCAGCTTACGGTTATGAGCTTTGGTTTTAAATATGGAATTCCCACCGATGTGGATTTAGTCGCGGACATGAGGTTTCTCCCTAACCCCTATTGGGTGCCTGAGCTGCGCAGCCTAACAGGAGCAAACGAAGAGGTCAAAGAGTTCGTTCTTTCGCGAGAGGGGGCAGCGGAATTTATCGAAAAATACTCTGAGGCGTTAGTGCCTGTTTTTGCTGGCTACCAACGAGAAAATAAACGACACGCTACAGTAGCTGTTGGCTGTACAGGCGGAAAGCACCGATCAGTTGCGGTCGCCCGCGAACTCGCAAACAGGTTTCAGAGCCTGCCCGGTGTTGTTGTTCATGTAAAACATCGCGATTTAGGTAGGGAATAA
- the whiA gene encoding DNA-binding protein WhiA, which translates to MALTAEVKDELARVMVSRTSVRIAEVSTILRFSGGLHTISGRIALESELDTPIIVRRVRRDLAEIYGVRSLASAQARGTARKGAPGYLVRVLEGGETLARQTGLLDARRRPIRGLPNRLTTGTSDELAAIWRGAFIAQGTLTDPGRSSSLEINCPTNESAMALVGAAGRLGIPAKSREVRGVHKVVVREGEAIAQMLSLMGAANTVRSWEAMRQRREVRATANRLVNFDDANLRRSAQAAVAACARVERALEILGDAVPAHLQYAGQLRLTHREASLDELGAHADPPMTKDAVAGRIRRLLAMADKEADQRGIPGTEANLPADFDDM; encoded by the coding sequence TTGGCGCTAACTGCCGAGGTTAAAGACGAGCTTGCTCGTGTTATGGTGAGCCGCACCAGTGTACGAATCGCTGAAGTCTCAACGATCCTGCGTTTTTCGGGCGGGCTACATACTATATCGGGGCGTATTGCTCTGGAGTCGGAGTTAGACACCCCGATTATCGTTCGCCGCGTCCGTCGTGATCTTGCAGAAATTTACGGTGTGCGCAGCCTGGCTAGTGCCCAGGCTCGGGGAACCGCCCGTAAGGGGGCCCCGGGGTACCTCGTTCGAGTGTTAGAGGGTGGGGAAACCCTCGCGCGTCAAACCGGACTTTTAGATGCCCGCCGTCGCCCTATTCGAGGCCTACCTAATCGTCTTACCACGGGAACCTCCGATGAACTGGCTGCGATTTGGCGTGGTGCCTTTATCGCGCAGGGCACACTCACCGATCCCGGTCGTTCCTCGAGCCTTGAGATTAACTGCCCCACCAACGAGAGCGCGATGGCTCTTGTGGGTGCTGCAGGACGCCTAGGCATACCCGCAAAAAGTCGTGAGGTTCGGGGGGTGCACAAGGTTGTTGTGCGCGAGGGCGAGGCGATTGCCCAGATGCTTTCTCTTATGGGAGCAGCAAACACGGTTCGCTCCTGGGAAGCTATGCGTCAGCGGCGAGAAGTCAGAGCAACGGCCAATCGCCTCGTTAACTTTGATGATGCGAATCTGCGGCGTTCGGCGCAGGCAGCGGTTGCTGCCTGCGCTCGGGTTGAGCGAGCGCTAGAGATTCTCGGAGATGCTGTTCCCGCCCATTTACAGTATGCTGGTCAGTTAAGGCTAACCCACAGGGAGGCTAGCCTCGACGAGCTAGGCGCACACGCTGACCCTCCCATGACAAAGGACGCTGTGGCCGGGCGGATCCGTCGATTGCTCGCAATGGCAGATAAAGAGGCTGATCAACGGGGAATCCCCGGGACCGAGGCCAACCTACCTGCTGATTTTGATGATATGTAG